A stretch of DNA from Gottschalkia acidurici 9a:
TGTTCACAAGCAAACATTTTTCCAGTCCTTCCAAAGCCTACTGCTATCTCATCTGCTATTAAGTTTATATCATATTTATCACATATTAATCTTAACTTTTTCAAATATTCTTTAGAGTATATCTTCATTCCTGCAGCGCACTGTATCATTGGTTCTATTATAATACCTGTTATATCCTCATGATTTTCTAATATAGCCTCTTCCATATATTTAAAGCATTCTGCATTACAGGTTTCTCTTTTCTTCTCAAATTCACATATATAACAATCTGGCCCTTTTACTCTTATAGTGTCTAGTAGTAAAGGCTTGTATATTTTATTATAGAGATCTACTCCTCCAACTGATAATGCCCCTAATGTTTCCCCATGATAAGCATCTGTAAGTGCTACAAACTTCGTTTTTTTATTTTTACCTATTTGCTGATGATACTGAAAGCTTATCTTTAAAGCAATTTCTACTGCTGATGATCCATTATCACTAAAAAATACTTTCGATAATCCGCTTGGAACTAGCTTTATTATTCTCTCAGATAGTTCTATTGCTGGTTCGTGTGAAAAATTAGCAAATATAACGTGTTCAAGTTTCTTAACTTGATTATATAGAGCTTCATTTATTCTTTGATTAGAATGTCCAAATAGATTAACCCACCATGATGAAACTGCATCTAAATATTTATTCCCTTCTAAATCTTCTAAAAAAACACCTTGTCCACTTTTTATAATTATTGGTGGAAATGTTTCATAATCTTTCATTTGTGAACATGGGTGCCATATATGATTTAAATCTTTTTGTTGAAGTGATTGAGTATAATCCATATAATCATTCCTTTTTAATTAACTGTTTATAAATATTAAAATATACTTAAAACTTTATCTATACTTAAACTTTTCTCATAAATTTCTCTTATTTTAACCTTAAGATTTTCATCATTAAACTTCATATTCTTTTTATCTAATTTATTTATAACTCCTTTTACTTCTACCCTTGAAATATCTTCTATAGTTTTAATATTATCATCTTCATAAAATTGTCCAGTATATTTATTTATAATTATTCCATTAACTATTATCCCTTGTCTTTTTAAAAAATCTATAGTTAAACAAGTATGATTTATAGTTCCCACTCCTGCATTAGCCACAACCATAACACTAGTATTCATATCTTTTATTAAATCATATATGTAGTAGCTTGGTGTAAGTGGAACTATAGTTCCTCCTGCACCTTCTATAACTATATAATCATATTGATTTTCAAGTTTTTTATACTGTTTTATTATTCTACTTTTATCTACTAAAACGTTCTCCATTTTAGCCGCCAAGTGTGGTGATAGAGGTTTTTTAAACGAATAAGCATTCATATCTTTTTTATCTTGTTTTATAGTTGAAATTTCTTTTATAAAATCTACATCGGATATGCTGCTATCTTCACCATTATATACTCCACTTTGGACTGGTTTTAAATACCCCACATTTATGCCGTGCTTATTCAATATATGCATTATTCCGCCTGATACAAATGTTTTTCCTATATTTGTGCCAGTTCCTACTATAAATATACTCTTAGCCAAACTTTCACCCCTCTAAAACTCCTATTTCTTTAGCTATTTTATATAGTTTATCAATAGCAAATTCTAAGTCTTTCATAGTATGTGTTGACATAATAGTAATTCTTAATCTGCTTGTTCCTTCTTTAACTGTAGGCGGCCTTATGGCTTGTACATATAATCCTTCCTCAAACAATCTTTGACTGAACTCTAATGTCTTATGGCTATTCCCTACTATTATCGGTATTATAGGAGTTTTTGAGTCTAGTACATCGAATCCGAGTTCTTGTAGTCTGTCTTTAAACCATCTTGATTTTTCTAGAAGCTCTTTTCTCATATTTCTTTGTTTCGATATTATCTCTATTGATTTAATTGATGACGCTATACTAGCTGGTGAAAGTGCCGTAGTATATATAAAACTTCTAGACTTATTTTTCAGATAGTTTATTAACCTTCTACTTCCAACTACAAATCCACCCTCACTTCCTAATGCTTTGCTTAAAGTGCCAATCTGAATATCTACTTCGTCTTTAATATCAAAGTATTCAACTAAACCTGTCCCTCTTTCACCTAGCACTCCTGTTCCATGAGCATCATCAACAATAGTCATTATGTTTTTATATTTTTTTGCTATATTCACTATTTCTCTAAGTGGAGCTATATCTCCATCCATACTAAAAACTCCATCAGTTACTATTATGTTTTTTCCTTTACTATATAATCTTACTTTTTCATCTAGATCAACCATGTCACAATGCTTATATATTATTATCTTAGCTTTACTTAACCTACATCCATCTATAATACTTGCATGATTAAGTTCATCACTAAATATAACCCAGTCCCTATCAGCTATAGCAGTTAATACACCTATGTTTGCCATATATCCTGTATTAAAGACTATTGCACTTTCTTTGCCTTTGAATCTAGCTAGGGATTCTTCTAGCTCGTTGTATAAACTATGACTTCCCGTAGTAAGCCTTGATCCCCCAGAGCCACATCCAAATTTCTCAATTGCTAAAATAGCTGCTTTTTTTACCCTCTTATCATTACAAAGTCCTAAATAGTTATTAGACGATAAGAGCAGCAGCTTCTTCCCACTTATATATACATATCTATCCTGTGAGCTATCTATATAGTTTATTTGTCTATATAAATTTTTGTCTTTTAATTTTTTTATAGAGTTATCTATATAGCTTTCAAAGTACCTCATTTCTACCTCCGTAATTAAGCCAGCTTTATTTGATATTTGGGATTGTATTTACTATAGCTATAGATTTCTCAAAAAAGTTTATACACTCATTTATATCTCCATTACTTGAATCAAATAAGAATATTCTTCCACCCTTTTTACATCCTAGCTGCTTTAAATTAGTTATTCTGAAATATCCTTTATCTTTTATAGTTACATAGCCAGTAGTGTAATTAGGATCATCTGAAATGCATATTTCTCCTAATATTGCTTTTGGATATATTACTTTACTTGCTAGCGCTAAAGCCTCTTTTACATGATTATTGTTTAATTCATACTCATTTAACTTTTGTTCGAGATTCTTCTTTAGACTATAGTGCCAGTCTATTCCAGTTACTCTAATTCCTCTTTTTTATCTTTCTCAAGCCTTTTCATAGTCAACAAATCTAATATTATAGCACCTCTCATATTGTCTGCGCTCTCTAGTATAGATAGTATAAACTT
This window harbors:
- the bioA gene encoding adenosylmethionine--8-amino-7-oxononanoate transaminase — translated: MDYTQSLQQKDLNHIWHPCSQMKDYETFPPIIIKSGQGVFLEDLEGNKYLDAVSSWWVNLFGHSNQRINEALYNQVKKLEHVIFANFSHEPAIELSERIIKLVPSGLSKVFFSDNGSSAVEIALKISFQYHQQIGKNKKTKFVALTDAYHGETLGALSVGGVDLYNKIYKPLLLDTIRVKGPDCYICEFEKKRETCNAECFKYMEEAILENHEDITGIIIEPMIQCAAGMKIYSKEYLKKLRLICDKYDINLIADEIAVGFGRTGKMFACEHANITPDIMCLSKGLTAGYMPMALTITNDKIYNAFYDDYNTFKAFLHSHSYTGNPLGCSVALETLNIFEEENILEKNKEKSQLINKKVKEIIKDIPYIGEYRQLGMVGAIELVEDKKTKSSLDLKKRAGYEIYKIALRKGVIIRPLGNVIYFMPPYIINEDEIDMMIKVAIDSIEEYFNINKNTTKS
- the bioD gene encoding dethiobiotin synthase, which produces MAKSIFIVGTGTNIGKTFVSGGIMHILNKHGINVGYLKPVQSGVYNGEDSSISDVDFIKEISTIKQDKKDMNAYSFKKPLSPHLAAKMENVLVDKSRIIKQYKKLENQYDYIVIEGAGGTIVPLTPSYYIYDLIKDMNTSVMVVANAGVGTINHTCLTIDFLKRQGIIVNGIIINKYTGQFYEDDNIKTIEDISRVEVKGVINKLDKKNMKFNDENLKVKIREIYEKSLSIDKVLSIF
- the bioF gene encoding 8-amino-7-oxononanoate synthase — its product is MRYFESYIDNSIKKLKDKNLYRQINYIDSSQDRYVYISGKKLLLLSSNNYLGLCNDKRVKKAAILAIEKFGCGSGGSRLTTGSHSLYNELEESLARFKGKESAIVFNTGYMANIGVLTAIADRDWVIFSDELNHASIIDGCRLSKAKIIIYKHCDMVDLDEKVRLYSKGKNIIVTDGVFSMDGDIAPLREIVNIAKKYKNIMTIVDDAHGTGVLGERGTGLVEYFDIKDEVDIQIGTLSKALGSEGGFVVGSRRLINYLKNKSRSFIYTTALSPASIASSIKSIEIISKQRNMRKELLEKSRWFKDRLQELGFDVLDSKTPIIPIIVGNSHKTLEFSQRLFEEGLYVQAIRPPTVKEGTSRLRITIMSTHTMKDLEFAIDKLYKIAKEIGVLEG